Genomic segment of Rhodocaloribacter litoris:
GACAGGGAGCATATGGAGACATCATGGTTCCGGATCGTCGTCGGGTGAAACGAGGCTTGCCACAGCGGTATATCCAAACTACGACATGGCCGTGCCACCCCCACGTCACAGGTTGTATACAGCAAAATCGCCTCAAAAAACCCTTTTAAGGCCACTTCACCCCGCCAGCCAGCTTCCTGTCATTCGCCCGAGCCGGTGCAAGGCAGCGTGCAGCCAGGCAGCGGTGCCGCCGCACGGCCTGATCCCGTACAGACAGGCTGGAAGGGATGCCGCACGAAGGGTTTCCCGGAAGGCAGCCGGCCCGTCCGGTACCATGAAGAAACAAAAGAAACCTTCCGGCGAAAAAGAAGAGCGTTGTGTTGCGGAGCCGGATGCCGTAGCTTTGAGGTTCCGCACGAGGCGCGGTAGCTCAGCCGGTTAGAGCGACGGATTCATAACCCGTAGGTCGGCGGTTCAAGTCCGCCCCGCGCCACACCCTTCTTACCCGCCCCGCTTCCCGGCGGGTTTTTTCGTTTTCAGCCCGCCGCCGCGACGTGCCGGGCTTCGAGTCGGCGGCGGACCGTCTCGGCGCGTTCCTGCAGGGTCGGGCTGAGTTCGACCGGATAGGGCGGCTCGGCTTCGTCGAGGGTGAGCAGGCGGGCAGGCAGGCGGGCCAGTTCGCGCTCGGCGTGCCGGCGGGCCTCGTCGAGGGTGCGCCGGCCGGCTTCGGTGCGTCGCCCGCCCCGCATGACGCACAAGAGCAGGGGCGTCCCTTCGTGCGCTTCTTCTGCGGTGGCGATGACGTCCCGCACGGCCGTGTCCCGTTCGAACAGGCGGTAGACCTGCTTGCGCCCCGGCAGGTTGGCCTTGTCGGTGGAGAGCTTCATGCGGGGCTTCCCGGCATAGCCGGCGAGCTTGTAGGCGCTGTCCAGGTAGGGCTGGTCGGCCATGGTGCCCATGCGGGTGCCGACGCCGAAGCCGTCGATGGGGGCCCCGGCCGCCACCAGGTCCGCGATGGCGTACTCGTCCAGGCTGCCGCTGGCGAAGATCTGCACGTGGTGCAGGCCGGCCTCGTCGAGGAGGCGGCGTGCGGCGCGGGCCAGGGCGGCCAGGTCGCCCGAGTCGAGGCGGATGGCCTTCACGCGGAACGCCTCGCCCTGCTCGCGGGCCAGCCGGATGACGCGCCGCACCCCTTCGAGCGTGTCGTAGGTGTCCACCAGCAGCGTGGTGCCGGGGTAGAGGCGGGCGAAGGCGCGGAAGGCATCGCCTTCGTCCCGGTGTGCCTCGATGTAGCTGTGCGCCATCGTGCCGGTGACGCGCAGGCCGTAGGCGTGCCCGGCCAGCACGTTCGACGTCGCCTGCACACCGGCGATGTGGTAGGCCCGCGCCGCCTTCAGGGCCGCATCCGCGCCGTGCATGCGCCGCATCCCGAAGTCGACCACGGTGCGGCCGGCCGCCGCCTGCACCACCCGCACCGCCTTCGACGCGACCCCCGTCTGGAAGGTGATCTGGTTGAGCAGGAACGTCTCGACGAGCTGGGCCTGCCCGATCGGCGCGACGACCTCCAGGAGGGGCTCGCCGGCAAAGACGGGCGTGCCCTCGGGCACGGCATACACGTCGCCCGTGAAGCGGAAGTCGGCCAGGTAGGTCAGGAAGTCGTTTCCGAACAGGCCGAGCGAGGCAAGGTAGTCGAGTGCCTCCGGCGTGAAGCGGAGTGTCTCCAGGTAGTGAAGCACCGTATCGAGCCCGCAGGCCAGCAGGAAGTTGCGGTGCCGGAGCCGGCGCACGAACAGGTCGAAGACGGCCTCCTCGTCCATGCCCTCCCGGAAGTAGGCCTGGAGCATGGTGAGCTGGTAGAGGTCGGTGAAGAGGGCCGCGCCGGCGTCGTCGACCCAGTGGGCGTTCGTCGTGGAATCATGCATGGGAGACGGATTCTTTTCCGAAAGCGGCGGGGAAGCCCGGCCAGGTGTCCGGCGGGTCGGTGGAACGGACGACGTGCATCCCGGCTTCGGCGAACCGGGCAAAGGCCGCATCGGCGGCCTCGGTGAAGTCGGCGCCGGGCGCCACGATGGGCGAGGTGCAGTCCTCGAGCAGGTACACCCTGTGCGCCAGCGACGGGTCGTGCGCCCGGAGGTCGTCGAGCAGGTCCTGCACCGTCCAGGCGACGCAGTGGCTCTTGGCCTGCCCGGCAATGACGACCGCGTCGAACGTGCGCACCATCTCGAAGAGCGCATCGTTCGGCTCGACGAGCCGGCGGCCGTCGGGGTCCGTGTTCACTTCGGGCCGCAGGGCGGAGTAGTGCTCCGTCAGCGGGTGCGTGCCCTTGACGAGCAGCTCCGGCGGGCTGTGCCGGGCAACGGTGTGGAAGAAGACGGCCTCCTCCACGGCCGGCACCAGGGCATGCCCGATGCCGCCGAGCATGGCATGGTACGGCCAGACCGTCAGCGCGTACTTGCCCCGCTCGGCCAGGGTGCGGACGTAATGCTCCAGGTGGCGCTGCCCGGCTTCGGGCGTCAGGCCAAGCCGGCCGGCCAGCGCCGCGTTGAACCGCCATCGCCCCGACGCCACCTCCTCGACGGTCACCACGGTGAACGGCGCCGGGTGCCGCCCTTCGTCATCGACCAGGAACACCGGGTGGAAGATCTGGGCGGCCCGGTGGGTGTCCAGCGTGGCCAGGACGGCGGTGATGCGGTGGAGGTTGCGATAGATGAACGCGCACAGCCGGCGGTTGTCCTCTACGGCGGCCTGGCCCGTGGCACCGCCCACATAGAGTTCGAAGCCGGGCAGGCAGAAGGTGTTCTGCACGTCGATCAGGACCAGCCCCAGGCGGAAGGCGTCCTCACGGGCCGGACGGATGCCGTGCTCCACGGCCCAGGCCCGTGCCTCGCCGGCCCGCTGCTGGTACGGCACCCGGTAGACCGTCCCGACGGCCTCCGGGTCGTAAAACGGCGGTAGGGGCAGGGATTCGATAGCCATGGCACGAAGGACGTTTTGTTGAGAGTCCAGGGCGCAAGGGGGGAGAAAAGCCTCCCGTTGTGCACAATGCACTACGCACGACGCCGCCCGGACGATCCGCCCCGGCCGTGATGCGCCCAACGCCGGTCGGCTTGCCGGAGACCAACGCCTCAGTTCAGGCGCGGGTCGTCCGGGAAGTTGGCCAGGATCGCATACTCGCCTCCCTTGCGGCGCAACACGGCGCGCCACAACCGTTCGGGAACCTCCGCGAAGACGACGTCGCCGGAGGCCGGGCTCAGGAACCATCCGCCCTGCTCGATCTCCTCTTCGAGCTGGCCGGGGGACCACCCGGCGTAGCCGAGAAAAAAGCGCAGGGCCTCGCCCGTGACGCGTTCCCCCGTCAACAGGTGTTTCAGCGCTTCGAAGTCACCGCCCCAGTAGACGTCCTCCAGGACCGGAACGGCTCCGGGAATGCGTTCGCCGAAGCGATGGAGAAAGTGCAGGGTGTTCGGCTGCACCGGCCCCCCGAGGGAAAGCGGGGTATCATAGTCCAGCACGTCGTCGAGGACGTCTTGCAGGTGCAGGGTCAGGGGCCGGTTCAGGATCAGCCCGAAGGAGCCTTCCTCGCCATGCTCGCACAGCAGGACCACCGTTCGCCGGAAGTTGGGATCTTCCATCAGGGGCGGCGCGATCAGGAGCGTACCGGTCGTGGGCCGGCTCTCGGGCTGGGTCATTTCGTGTTCTCTGTCCGGCGGAGCAGGGCACGGTAGGCCCCGCACCACCAGTCGGCGTTGCGGGTGATGGCGGCGATGGTGATGTGCTGAAAATGCGGCACCAGGGCCAGCAGGCGTGCGGGCACCTCGTTCCACCGGTCGGCCCGTATGAGCGTTTCCAGTTCGTCGGCCGCGGTGCGGCACCAGCGCCACTTCTCCCGGAGCGCCTCGGCTTTCTTCCAGTAGTTGCGCTCGTCCCAAGCCCCGGCGCTCTCGTCGATGGTCCGGTAAATGTCCCGCAGGTTGAAAACGAGGAACGCCGTCATGTCCCGGGCCTCGTCGTCGAAACGGGCGCGCTGGGCCAGCAGGCGCAGCACCTCGGCACACGAGCGCATGTGCGCGTGCCGTCGGCTGGCGGGGGTCTCCCCCGTCGTGATGATGCGGCTCATCCCGTCGCACGAAAAGGTTCGTTGCCCTGGCGGTGCCCGAGAAGTTAGGGGACGCGCCTTTTCTTTTGCAACGACCTTCCACCCGAAAACGGGCCGGCGGGGCTACCGGAGCAGCACCATCGTCCGGGTGAGCACCTGCGCCGGGGTTTCCAGCCGGTAGACGTAGAGCCCGCTGGCCCGCCCCGTGGCATCGAAGACCACCTCGTGCCGGCCGGCCGGCCGCAGCCCGTCGACGAGCGTGGCCACCCGGCGGCCCAGCACGTCGTAGACGGCCAGGCGCACCTCGGTCGGGCGGTCGAGCCGGTAGGCGATGGTCGTCACCGGGTTGAAGGGGTTGGGCCGGTTCGGCTCCAGCACCACCGCCGCGGGCACCTCCGCCATCTCCTCCACCGGCGTGGCCGTGTCCACCAGAAACTCGGCCCGGATCGGGATCGACGTGTTCCGTAGGCTGGCACCGCTAGAGAGACTGAGAACCCAGAGTTCAGCCCAGTTTCCATTCGAGAGCCGTACCCAGGAGACACTCTCGGCCGGATGACGTGACGGCACGATGACCATGTAGTTCGTATCGGTCCCTGTCTCTTTGTACCCAACCCAGATCACCTCGGGCAAATCGTTCAACTGGCTGTGATAGGCAGAGAGATCCACTTCCCAGAAGTTCGAAATGGGGCAGGGCGCCGTCGACGTTTGCAAGGTGAGGGCACAGGGCGTCTGGAAGTTGATGGGGAAATAGCTGGTGCCCAGGTTCTGGACGAGTGAGAACAGTTCGGCACCGGGACGACCGTTCGCGTCGGCCCATACGGTAACAGCCACATTCCGCGGGCCATCCGCCCCCCCGAACTGATCCTCGAAGAACGGGGCAATGAGAACGCGATCGAGCGCGACCGTCCCCGCCGGGACCTCCATCCGGTTGGCAACGGCCCCCTGCGCCTGTGCACCGGTGGTGAAGATCCAGCCATTGCCATTGTCATCGTAGACATACAAGTTTCCGTCATCCTGGACGATGCTCGCTGTCGTCAGCCCGGCGCCGGAGGGGGTCCACGAGGCGGCGTACCGGAAATTGACCGGGCCGGCGATCGCGCTGAGCTCGACGTGGGGCACGATGAGCGTCACGGCGGCAAACGGGCCGGTGAAGGCATGGGCTTCGGCCCGGGCGGCGATGGATTGTACCGTCACCGTCCCGTCCGTGCGCTCCAGGACGACCCGGGGCCGGAGCCACGTGCGCATCGTCTCCACGCTGAACGTCCCGTCGGAGACGGCGTCGAGGCTGAGCGTGAAGTCGCCCACGTCTTCCCATCGCAGGTAGCGCACCCCTCCCTGTCTCAGGTTGTTAAACGTAGTGGCGGGGGTTTCGAACGTCGAGCGCCCGTCCACCACGACGGCCGCCTTCGCCTTCACCCCCTGCAGCTTGTCTCGCGCATAGCCGTAGCGCGGGTCGATCGCCGTGTTGTTCAGAAAGTTGGCCGTGTGGAAGTCGGCCAGCAGCCGGCGCATCTCCTCGGCGCCGAGGACGTTGTTGTAGCCGGTCAGCCCGACGCCCGGGTCGCGCGTGAGGGCGCCGGTCGTGAGGGCGCCCACCTGCTCGGCCAGGTAGTTGTGGAACAGGCTGCCGCGCTGCCGGTCGCGCAGGGAGGAGGCGTCTTCGTACCGGAGAAACAGGATATTGTGCTCGTTGACGTCGTTCAGGTACGTGATGAAGCGTCCCTGATAGCCGTTCAGGTACTCGGCCCACTCGGACTGGGCCTCGTTGACGAACGTCGTCTCGAGCTGGTCGTAGTTGGCGTGGATCAGGTGCTGGTATTCGTGCGCGGCGGTCAGCTGGACGAAAGTCTCGTCCCGCCCGAAGCGTCCGGGGTCGGTGATGAGCGGGTTCGTATCCAGGTAGAGCACGTCGGCCTGGTTGCCCTGGCCGGCCGGGGCTCCGGGTGTGATGTCCGTGGGCGAGAAGAAGCCGAGCACGAACAGGCCGCTC
This window contains:
- a CDS encoding T9SS type A sorting domain-containing protein, with translation MKYAGSLLLVFLLALSALAQTPVQGLRPVAGVQPSGSQAQAVHITDDLVTSPEGQAALRAFHEAKAAGRLPRPKAGAAPCTVGQARSFNVLENVISSNRRWVAKTFTCKASNTLASVWLENSQDTVVAQQDLDALAEALLSRTPEGSFNPNQGIIANDEQVFGLPPNYDGDGVVDVLLYDITEGPDAESGLFVLGFFSPTDITPGAPAGQGNQADVLYLDTNPLITDPGRFGRDETFVQLTAAHEYQHLIHANYDQLETTFVNEAQSEWAEYLNGYQGRFITYLNDVNEHNILFLRYEDASSLRDRQRGSLFHNYLAEQVGALTTGALTRDPGVGLTGYNNVLGAEEMRRLLADFHTANFLNNTAIDPRYGYARDKLQGVKAKAAVVVDGRSTFETPATTFNNLRQGGVRYLRWEDVGDFTLSLDAVSDGTFSVETMRTWLRPRVVLERTDGTVTVQSIAARAEAHAFTGPFAAVTLIVPHVELSAIAGPVNFRYAASWTPSGAGLTTASIVQDDGNLYVYDDNGNGWIFTTGAQAQGAVANRMEVPAGTVALDRVLIAPFFEDQFGGADGPRNVAVTVWADANGRPGAELFSLVQNLGTSYFPINFQTPCALTLQTSTAPCPISNFWEVDLSAYHSQLNDLPEVIWVGYKETGTDTNYMVIVPSRHPAESVSWVRLSNGNWAELWVLSLSSGASLRNTSIPIRAEFLVDTATPVEEMAEVPAAVVLEPNRPNPFNPVTTIAYRLDRPTEVRLAVYDVLGRRVATLVDGLRPAGRHEVVFDATGRASGLYVYRLETPAQVLTRTMVLLR
- a CDS encoding YqgE/AlgH family protein; amino-acid sequence: MTQPESRPTTGTLLIAPPLMEDPNFRRTVVLLCEHGEEGSFGLILNRPLTLHLQDVLDDVLDYDTPLSLGGPVQPNTLHFLHRFGERIPGAVPVLEDVYWGGDFEALKHLLTGERVTGEALRFFLGYAGWSPGQLEEEIEQGGWFLSPASGDVVFAEVPERLWRAVLRRKGGEYAILANFPDDPRLN
- a CDS encoding nicotinate phosphoribosyltransferase, with product MHDSTTNAHWVDDAGAALFTDLYQLTMLQAYFREGMDEEAVFDLFVRRLRHRNFLLACGLDTVLHYLETLRFTPEALDYLASLGLFGNDFLTYLADFRFTGDVYAVPEGTPVFAGEPLLEVVAPIGQAQLVETFLLNQITFQTGVASKAVRVVQAAAGRTVVDFGMRRMHGADAALKAARAYHIAGVQATSNVLAGHAYGLRVTGTMAHSYIEAHRDEGDAFRAFARLYPGTTLLVDTYDTLEGVRRVIRLAREQGEAFRVKAIRLDSGDLAALARAARRLLDEAGLHHVQIFASGSLDEYAIADLVAAGAPIDGFGVGTRMGTMADQPYLDSAYKLAGYAGKPRMKLSTDKANLPGRKQVYRLFERDTAVRDVIATAEEAHEGTPLLLCVMRGGRRTEAGRRTLDEARRHAERELARLPARLLTLDEAEPPYPVELSPTLQERAETVRRRLEARHVAAAG
- a CDS encoding isochorismatase, with the translated sequence MAIESLPLPPFYDPEAVGTVYRVPYQQRAGEARAWAVEHGIRPAREDAFRLGLVLIDVQNTFCLPGFELYVGGATGQAAVEDNRRLCAFIYRNLHRITAVLATLDTHRAAQIFHPVFLVDDEGRHPAPFTVVTVEEVASGRWRFNAALAGRLGLTPEAGQRHLEHYVRTLAERGKYALTVWPYHAMLGGIGHALVPAVEEAVFFHTVARHSPPELLVKGTHPLTEHYSALRPEVNTDPDGRRLVEPNDALFEMVRTFDAVVIAGQAKSHCVAWTVQDLLDDLRAHDPSLAHRVYLLEDCTSPIVAPGADFTEAADAAFARFAEAGMHVVRSTDPPDTWPGFPAAFGKESVSHA